Sequence from the Burkholderiaceae bacterium DAT-1 genome:
ATCCCTAAATATTGATGACTTCTTCGACCCATTATTGCGAGGCAACATCGACAACCTCTTCGCCGATGCAGCCTATGTGGAAACATTCAAGACTGGCGGAAAAAGTAAAATTGAGAAACTACCACCACTCCGAATTGCAGGCGGAATAAAAGAGACCATTCTGCCACAATTTTTTTCCAAGCAACTTCTGCCGGGCGTAGTGACAATTGAGAGTAGCATTGGAAGTGGATCAGGATTCTTTATCGGTAAAGACGGTTACTTGCTAACTAATCAGCATGTGGTTGGAGGGGCTAGGTACGTCAAAATCAAGCTTGCCGATGGCAGATCGATTGTGGGTGAGGTTCAGAGAATGAACTCTCAGAGAGACATTGCCCTGATCAAAGCAGAATACTCAGCCGAACATACGCTCTCATTGAGCAAGGCCAAAGGAACAGTGGGCAGTGCCGTTTACGCCGTTGGGTCTCCGCTTAGTCAGGAGCTGGCAGGTACGGTAACACAGGGCGTCCTGAGTGCTTACCGTACCATTGAGGGAACCACATATATTCAAAGCGATGTTTCAATCAAACCCGGCAATAGCGGTGGCCCCCTTGTTAACAATGAAGGACAGGTCATCGGCGTCGCAGCACTAGGCATGACAACGGGTGGCATTGCCA
This genomic interval carries:
- a CDS encoding S1C family serine protease — its product is MKLSKISWLVSFACACLSALSADFSGIPTATKLQAIDVKSAELNRTAEFSAWRSHLDGTDKIGAFMSGMFCTNSRDIYFTKDTSDWVKADLQRLFKEEAIKHGYPRTIASQSAFDEKLGSEATFKVGATLIDFKYKACGETKDLRGKSYMKVKWELYSPLLQSVVYSNTVESSFSNETGSSLNIDDFFDPLLRGNIDNLFADAAYVETFKTGGKSKIEKLPPLRIAGGIKETILPQFFSKQLLPGVVTIESSIGSGSGFFIGKDGYLLTNQHVVGGARYVKIKLADGRSIVGEVQRMNSQRDIALIKAEYSAEHTLSLSKAKGTVGSAVYAVGSPLSQELAGTVTQGVLSAYRTIEGTTYIQSDVSIKPGNSGGPLVNNEGQVIGVAALGMTTGGIAMFIPISEAIEQLSIVLD